A portion of the Leifsonia sp. EB41 genome contains these proteins:
- a CDS encoding MFS transporter yields MPAGLIALALGGFGIGLTEFVIAGLLPEVAADFHVDAAAAGWLISGYALAVAAGAIGLTAAVTRLPRKTVLLGLMVLFILGNAISALATDYPTMLTGRLVAALCHGAFFGIGSVVAASLVDPSRKARAIAIMFTGLTAANVLGVPFGTLLGQQFGWRSTFWAITVVGVVALAGVAVLVPGGSAASGQDSGAASGLRTELRAFRSGQLWLSLAATVLGFGGMFGAFTYIAYTLTGLSGFPAAAVPWLLILFGLGLFAGNAVGGRFADRSIDGTLLVVLGVLAVILAAFALLAAQPVAAVIALVLMGAFGFATVPGLQLRVLRSADAAPTLASGANIAAFNVGNALGAWLGGLTIAAGLGYASPLWVGAAMTVAALGVVAVAAAARSGRFRSSRRGGTLAPVSNGRPTIRG; encoded by the coding sequence ATGCCTGCTGGCCTGATCGCCCTCGCGCTGGGCGGCTTCGGCATCGGCCTCACCGAGTTCGTCATCGCCGGCCTGCTGCCCGAGGTGGCCGCCGACTTCCACGTCGACGCCGCCGCGGCCGGCTGGCTCATCTCCGGCTACGCGCTCGCCGTCGCCGCCGGCGCGATCGGCCTCACCGCCGCCGTCACCCGCCTCCCGCGCAAGACCGTGCTGCTGGGATTGATGGTGCTGTTCATCCTCGGCAACGCGATCTCCGCCCTGGCGACCGACTACCCGACGATGCTCACCGGACGCCTCGTCGCCGCCCTCTGCCACGGCGCCTTCTTCGGCATCGGCTCGGTCGTCGCCGCGAGCCTGGTCGACCCCAGCCGCAAGGCGCGGGCCATCGCCATCATGTTCACCGGTCTGACGGCCGCAAACGTCCTCGGCGTGCCGTTCGGGACGCTGCTCGGTCAGCAGTTCGGGTGGCGGTCGACGTTCTGGGCGATCACGGTCGTGGGAGTAGTGGCGTTGGCGGGTGTGGCGGTGCTGGTGCCGGGCGGCTCCGCGGCTTCCGGCCAGGACTCCGGTGCTGCCTCCGGTCTCCGCACCGAGCTCCGCGCCTTCCGCTCCGGCCAGCTCTGGCTCTCGCTGGCGGCGACCGTCCTCGGCTTCGGCGGGATGTTCGGCGCCTTCACCTACATCGCCTACACACTGACCGGGCTCTCGGGCTTCCCCGCGGCCGCGGTCCCGTGGCTGCTGATCCTGTTCGGGCTCGGGCTGTTCGCCGGGAACGCGGTCGGGGGGAGGTTCGCCGACCGCTCGATCGACGGGACGCTGCTCGTGGTGCTGGGCGTGCTCGCGGTGATCCTCGCCGCGTTCGCGCTGCTCGCCGCCCAACCGGTCGCCGCCGTCATCGCGCTCGTGCTGATGGGGGCGTTCGGCTTCGCGACGGTCCCCGGCCTCCAGCTCCGCGTCCTCCGCTCGGCCGACGCCGCTCCGACGCTGGCCTCCGGCGCGAACATCGCCGCGTTCAATGTCGGAAACGCCCTCGGCGCCTGGCTGGGCGGCCTCACCATCGCGGCCGGGCTCGGCTACGCGTCGCCGCTGTGGGTCGGAGCGGCGATGACCGTCGCAGCCCTCGGCGTCGTCGCGGTCGCGGCGGCCGCCCGAAGCGGACGCTTCCGGTCCAGTAGACGGGGGGGTACACTCGCACCTGTCTCGAACGGAAGACCGACGATCAGGGGGTGA
- a CDS encoding beta strand repeat-containing protein, producing the protein MNKYVSRGLWFTLCVGGLWLAGTAAANAAEQPITTGSGGVASGDQTAIGVTAPVTVTGNGIAVLGDSTASGTSAAPAAPAQAPVVTTSGLGSVAGGDQALLSVSVPVTVSGNAASAAGDATSGAAPAAVAPAPAAAAPEPATTSGSGGVLSGAQAPVAAAVPVNATGNSVAVLGDASSGGSAAPASTTSTAPASGLTTSGSDGVLSGAQAPVAAAVPVNATGNSVAVLGDASSGGSSTSAPASAAGTPSTSGANGVLSGAQVPVGAVAPVTASGDSVAVLGDASSTGGVTAPATSGAVMPVTTGDGSILGGAQVPIGVALPVTAGGDAVAVGGNATTGAVTTPVASGTTITGTGQTDGTAGPGATTGIVTDPATGASAALGSTALGGTALGSSALGSSALGSSALGSSALGSTALGSTGPTASVLASTGSDALTFGSIAALLAMLGTVLLFGAANRERRHHTR; encoded by the coding sequence ATGAACAAGTATGTCTCCAGAGGGTTGTGGTTCACCCTCTGCGTCGGCGGGCTCTGGCTCGCCGGCACCGCGGCCGCGAACGCCGCGGAACAACCGATAACAACAGGATCCGGCGGCGTCGCATCCGGCGACCAGACTGCGATCGGCGTCACGGCGCCGGTGACCGTGACCGGAAACGGGATCGCCGTGCTCGGCGACTCCACGGCCTCCGGCACCTCCGCCGCTCCGGCAGCGCCTGCGCAGGCTCCCGTCGTCACCACCAGCGGACTCGGGTCCGTGGCCGGCGGCGACCAGGCCCTGCTCAGCGTGTCCGTGCCGGTCACGGTGTCCGGGAACGCGGCGAGTGCGGCGGGCGACGCGACCAGCGGCGCTGCGCCGGCGGCCGTGGCACCTGCGCCCGCGGCTGCCGCGCCCGAGCCTGCGACGACCTCGGGTTCGGGTGGTGTGCTGTCCGGCGCGCAGGCGCCGGTCGCCGCGGCGGTTCCGGTGAACGCGACCGGCAACTCGGTGGCGGTGTTGGGTGACGCGAGCAGCGGAGGTTCGGCCGCTCCGGCGTCCACCACCTCCACCGCTCCCGCCTCAGGTCTGACGACCTCAGGTTCCGATGGTGTGCTGTCGGGTGCTCAGGCGCCGGTCGCCGCGGCGGTTCCGGTGAACGCGACCGGCAACTCGGTGGCGGTGTTGGGTGACGCGAGTAGCGGCGGATCTTCGACGTCCGCTCCTGCGTCTGCTGCTGGCACTCCTTCCACCTCGGGCGCGAACGGTGTGCTGTCCGGGGCGCAGGTTCCGGTGGGCGCGGTGGCTCCTGTGACCGCTTCCGGCGACTCGGTGGCGGTGTTGGGTGACGCGAGCAGCACCGGTGGCGTGACCGCTCCTGCCACGTCGGGCGCGGTCATGCCGGTCACGACGGGTGACGGCAGCATCCTCGGTGGCGCGCAGGTGCCGATCGGTGTCGCACTTCCGGTCACAGCGGGCGGCGACGCCGTGGCTGTCGGCGGGAATGCGACGACCGGCGCCGTGACCACTCCGGTCGCGTCCGGTACGACGATCACGGGGACGGGTCAGACCGACGGGACCGCAGGGCCCGGAGCCACGACCGGGATCGTGACCGACCCGGCAACGGGGGCCTCCGCCGCACTGGGCTCGACGGCGCTCGGCGGAACCGCCCTGGGCTCGTCAGCGCTGGGCTCGTCAGCCCTGGGCTCGTCAGCGCTGGGTTCATCGGCGCTGGGTTCGACCGCGCTCGGATCCACCGGGCCGACCGCATCCGTGCTGGCGTCGACCGGTTCGGACGCGCTGACCTTCGGGTCGATCGCCGCACTGCTGGCGATGCTCGGAACCGTGCTGCTCTTCGGAGCGGCGAACAGGGAGCGCCGCCACCACACGCGGTGA
- a CDS encoding NAD(P)/FAD-dependent oxidoreductase produces MTTELVVVGGGPIGLACAIEARLAGMEVVVVEPRDDPIDKACGEGLMPGALAALHRIGVDPPGHRLDGIAYLDGARRVEHRFAERPGRGVRRTVLHRELARRAAELGTPVVRGRVAALTQRRDGVELSLAGGETIDAPWVIAADGLHSPVRRLLGLEGRAQHPVRRRYGLRRHYAVAPWTDLVEVHWSPLVEAYVTPVDDRTVGVAVLGPRPLDQEGAIATIPELADRLAGAEPVTDARGAGPLLQRSRSRASGRVLLAGDASGYVDALTGEGMRVGFAQARAAVAAVRAGNTEQYERAWRATTRDFRMLTTGLVVAARSPFRPRIVPTATARPQLFGAIVERLSR; encoded by the coding sequence ATGACGACCGAGCTCGTCGTGGTCGGCGGTGGTCCGATCGGCTTGGCGTGCGCCATCGAAGCGCGGCTCGCGGGCATGGAGGTCGTCGTGGTGGAGCCCCGCGACGATCCGATCGACAAGGCCTGCGGGGAGGGCCTCATGCCTGGCGCCCTCGCCGCCCTCCACCGCATCGGGGTCGACCCGCCCGGCCACCGGCTCGACGGGATCGCCTACCTGGACGGCGCGCGACGCGTCGAGCACCGCTTCGCCGAGCGGCCGGGACGCGGCGTCCGCCGCACGGTGCTGCACCGCGAGCTGGCCCGGCGCGCCGCCGAGCTGGGGACGCCGGTGGTCCGCGGACGCGTGGCCGCGCTGACCCAGCGCAGGGACGGTGTGGAGCTGAGCCTCGCCGGCGGGGAGACGATCGACGCACCGTGGGTGATCGCCGCGGACGGCCTCCACTCCCCCGTCCGGCGGCTGCTCGGGCTGGAGGGGCGCGCGCAGCACCCCGTCCGGCGGCGGTACGGGCTGCGCCGGCACTACGCGGTCGCGCCGTGGACGGACCTGGTCGAGGTGCACTGGTCCCCCCTCGTGGAGGCCTACGTGACGCCTGTGGACGACCGCACCGTCGGCGTCGCCGTGCTCGGCCCGCGCCCGCTCGACCAGGAGGGCGCGATCGCCACGATCCCGGAGCTCGCCGACCGCCTGGCGGGTGCGGAACCGGTGACGGACGCGCGCGGCGCCGGACCGCTCCTGCAACGCTCGCGCTCCCGGGCGTCCGGCCGCGTGCTCCTGGCGGGGGACGCCTCCGGGTACGTCGACGCGCTCACCGGCGAGGGGATGCGGGTGGGGTTCGCGCAGGCGCGCGCCGCCGTCGCCGCCGTGCGCGCGGGGAACACCGAGCAGTACGAGCGTGCGTGGCGGGCGACGACGCGGGACTTCCGGATGCTGACGACCGGGCTGGTGGTCGCCGCGCGGTCGCCGTTCCGTCCGCGGATCGTGCCGACCGCGACCGCGCGGCCGCAGCTCTTCGGCGCGATCGTCGAGCGCCTGTCGCGCTGA
- a CDS encoding isoprenylcysteine carboxyl methyltransferase family protein, whose translation MIWYTVLILATGAERIAELVVSARNARWSFARGGVEYGRAHFPPMVALHTGLLLACLAEVWLLDRPFLPWLGWPMLVLVLASQALRWWCIATLGPRWNTRVIVVPGLPLVERGPYRWLRHPNYVAVVVEGFALPLVHTAWITALAFTVLNAVLLLAFRLPCENRALASPAAASASSASSASA comes from the coding sequence GTGATCTGGTACACCGTCCTCATCCTCGCCACCGGCGCCGAGCGGATCGCCGAGCTCGTCGTCTCCGCGCGCAACGCCCGCTGGTCGTTCGCCCGCGGCGGCGTCGAGTACGGTCGCGCGCACTTCCCGCCGATGGTCGCCCTCCACACCGGCCTCCTGCTCGCGTGCCTCGCCGAGGTCTGGCTGCTCGACCGGCCGTTCCTGCCGTGGCTCGGCTGGCCCATGCTCGTGCTCGTGCTGGCGAGCCAGGCGCTGCGCTGGTGGTGCATCGCGACGCTCGGCCCGCGCTGGAACACGCGCGTCATCGTGGTCCCCGGCCTCCCGCTGGTCGAGCGCGGCCCGTACCGGTGGCTGCGTCACCCGAATTACGTCGCCGTCGTCGTGGAGGGGTTCGCCCTCCCGCTCGTGCACACGGCGTGGATCACCGCGCTCGCCTTCACCGTGCTGAACGCGGTGCTGCTGCTCGCCTTCCGGCTCCCGTGCGAGAACCGGGCGCTCGCCTCCCCCGCCGCCGCGTCCGCCTCGTCGGCCTCCTCCGCCTCAGCATGA